ACCAGCGCGAGCTGCATGTCGGACTGGGCGAAGGCCTGGCCGATGTTGTGCAGCAGGTTGCCGCCGGGCAGCAGGACGGGCGGCACCCGGTGGATGTCGGTGTTGTTCCGGGAGGCGGCGACGACCGTCCAGTACAGCGGGAAGACGGACAGCAGGACGCCTACCGTCAGGGTGGCGTAGACGCTCTTCCCGGCGGAGAGTTGGCGGTTGCGGCTCATGCGGCGTCGACGCCCTTCATTCGGCGGGCGGCCAGCAGGTTGACGGCCACGATGACGACGATGAGCAGGAACATCGCCCAGGACACCGCCGCTCCGTAGCCGTACTTGAAGCGGCCCCAGAACTGGTTGTAGGAGTACAGCGCCAGGGTCTGGAACTGGTGCTGGGAGCCGCCGGTGGTCGGGTCCTGCTGCTGGCTGAAGAGCATCGGCTCGCCGAACAGCTGGAGCGCGCCGATGGTCGACACGATCACGGTGAACAGGATGGTCGGACGCAGCATCGGGACGGTGATCGAACGGAACTGCCGCCAGCGGCCGGCACCGTCGATGGCGGCGGCCTCGTACAGCTCGAACGGCACGGACTGCATCGCGGCCAGGTAGATCAGGGCGTTGTAGCCCGTCCAGCGCCAGGTGACGATGGTGGCGATCGCCGTCCAGGACGAGAGGGTGCCGGCCTGCCAGTCGATGTGGTCGACGCCGAAGAGTCCGAACAGCCAGTTGATCAGGCCGAAGTCGCGGCCGAACAGCTGGACGAAGATCAGGGTGACTGCGGCGACCGAGGTGACGTTCGGCAGCAGCACCCCGAGCCGGAAGAACGTCCGGCCGCGGACGCGGTAGTTGAGCAGGTGGGCGAGGCCGAGCGCGAG
The Kitasatospora paranensis genome window above contains:
- a CDS encoding sugar ABC transporter permease — its product is MAATVSADTPLRPARAPAARWSRADRRVSPYLYTAPFFVVFALFGLFPMLYTGYVSMTGWRADRPGSESTWVGLDNYRTLLADPFFWNALKNTVGIGVLATVPQLLLALGLAHLLNYRVRGRTFFRLGVLLPNVTSVAAVTLIFVQLFGRDFGLINWLFGLFGVDHIDWQAGTLSSWTAIATIVTWRWTGYNALIYLAAMQSVPFELYEAAAIDGAGRWRQFRSITVPMLRPTILFTVIVSTIGALQLFGEPMLFSQQQDPTTGGSQHQFQTLALYSYNQFWGRFKYGYGAAVSWAMFLLIVVIVAVNLLAARRMKGVDAA